TGGCTCATCTTTGGTGTTTCTCCAGAGTATAGAGTGTAATGGCTGGTTTTCTCTGTCCAATTTCACCTGCCTATACATTTTCTCGATGTCAGCTGTTATGGCTATTTTGTGTTTTCGCCATCTTATCAGAATATCTATGAGATCTTGCTGTAGTTTAGGTCCTGTGTGAAGTATGTCGTTTAGGCTGAGTCCGGTACTTGTCTTTGCGCTTGCATCGAATACGACTCTTAGCTTTGTCGTATCACGTTCTTCTTTCAATACAGGTTGATGTGGAATATAATACCTCTTCGCTGAATTATTTGAGCTAGCAATTTTCATATGACCTAGCGCAATGTATTCCTGCATGAATTCTTTATACATAGTTCTGAGCTTTTCGTCTTTATCCAGCTTGTTTTCCAAATGAAATAGTCGTGCCAGTGCCCTCTGCTTCGATTCTCCTAGCTGAGTTTTACTTTTCTTGAATGGAAGTTTCACAGTGTAACCGTGCTCGTCCCGTCGAAAGGTGTTGGAGTAAAATTCTTCGACGAAAGTATCGTCGTTTGTTGTTTCCTCGGAATTTTCTGCTTCTTCGATGTTCCAGAATTTTGTGAGTtgtgaattttcattcaaattcgtgATCAAGCTTGCTACACGAAATTGTAGACTCGATGATGCGGTTCCGCTAATAATCCATCCGAAGTGAGTGTTTTGTGCCACTAGTCCATCCTCTGTTGCCTTGAATCCCGACTTCATATACTTGGGGAAGTAGTCAATTCCGAGTAGAACGTCGATTGGACCTGGTACATGGAATAATGGATCTGCGAGTTGTATATTGTCCCAGTTGATTTTGGTATAAAGGTGAGTGGATGGCATATTATTTGTAACTTTGCCTATTACATTGAGCTCAGCGTCCATCGCAAATTCACTGTCGAAGTTGGGTGTAATGTTCGTATTTATTTTCCACCTGGATTCCGTAGCGGTATTTCCTAGGCCGGTTATTTCAGcgttttgtttgattttttgttttcccaATGCTTGAGCTGCGGCCGTTGTGATGAAAGAGGCTTGTGATCCTGGGTCAATCAGGGCTCTTAGAGTtattttttcatcgtttttgtTGGTAGCTCTGATGAGGGCGGTTGCTAGCACTGAGGTCTTTGATTCTTGAAGGTTGTTCTTTGCGTGTCCCAGATGTGAATTGACCCTTTCTTGAGTGGGGTTGGAAGGATGTGGCCTTTTTGTATCATCATTTCGCTTTTCTCGATGGAGCATTGTATGATGGCGACCGTTGCATTTTTGGCATCTGGAACGACAGTGACAGATTTGTTTGAAGTGGTGACTCAGGCAGTTCCTGCATAGTTGTTTTTGGTTGATGTGTGCTTCTCTTTCAGCTAAGctaagatttttgaatttttcacatcTGTAGATTTCGTGGAGATTATTGCATATGCTGCATTTTGTTGTTCTCTGGAGGTGACTGTTTATTTTCTGGTGTTCATCGTACTTTCTTTCTGGTTTTTTTGTATTCGTTCTGACGACTTCAAGTGTTTGGAAACGTTGAGCTAGGAAGCTGATGAGGTCATCCAGGTGCTGAATATCTCGTGGCTTGTTTACACTTTGCTCGTAGAGATTTGCTGTAGTTGAATCCAGTTTTCTTAGCATGATATATGCAATTATGTCTTCCCATTTGTTTATATTCATGTTTCTGAGGGCTTCTGTGCTTTCCCTAATAGTGTCGTGTAATTTCTTCATGGCTCCTGCTGATTCAGAGTTCAGATTGGTGAAATTGAGAAGATGGTCCATGTGTTTATTGAACAGCATCCTTGGGTTGTTGTATCTTTCCTCTATGAGTTTCCAGGCTGTTTGGTAGTTGGAAGATGATATTTCCAGATGTTGGATAATTCTGGCGGGCTCTCCTCTGAGATTTGTTTTCAACAGTTGCATTTTTTCTACACCTCCGAAGGAACTGTTGTTGTCTACTAGTTGCTTGAATATATCTCGGAAGTTGGGCCATGAGTCATACAGTCCAGTGAATGTCGGAATAGTTGTAGTTGGAAGATTAATTTTTGAGGATCCTGCTGAATTTTCTCTTCGGATTGTGGTTATTAATTTGGCTTGGGTTTCTTCGTACTTTTCATTTG
Above is a window of Coccinella septempunctata chromosome 5, icCocSept1.1, whole genome shotgun sequence DNA encoding:
- the LOC123312983 gene encoding uncharacterized protein LOC123312983, producing MENLVAEQLKTAEAIKRAHINMKKDSPSRKTKEYCDRKMAQLNEEWDNFKETHQKLQELPKTHEYHAKDVYGQAEKIYQQAIAHLEKIEQKLQEDGLTTEGNAHKPLITDSQIIKEQMSSIQLFLKDLNKINNLLEDESHYELLKVKQQNMERRWSEIVSLEIKINALGTEDAELYSKNGYFDEANEKYEETQAKLITTIRRENSAGSSKINLPTTTIPTFTGLYDSWPNFRDIFKQLVDNNSSFGGVEKMQLLKTNLRGEPARIIQHLEISSSNYQTAWKLIEERYNNPRMLFNKHMDHLLNFTNLNSESAGAMKKLHDTIRESTEALRNMNINKWEDIIAYIMLRKLDSTTANLYEQSVNKPRDIQHLDDLISFLAQRFQTLEVVRTNTKKPERKYDEHQKINSHLQRTTKCSICNNLHEIYRCEKFKNLSLAEREAHINQKQLCRNCLSHHFKQICHCRSRCQKCNGRHHTMLHREKRNDDTKRPHPSNPTQERVNSHLGHAKNNLQESKTSVLATALIRATNKNDEKITLRALIDPGSQASFITTAAAQALGKQKIKQNAEITGLGNTATESRWKINTNITPNFDSEFAMDAELNVIGKVTNNMPSTHLYTKINWDNIQLADPLFHVPGPIDVLLGIDYFPKYMKSGFKATEDGLVAQNTHFGWIISGTASSSLQFRVASLITNLNENSQLTKFWNIEEAENSEETTNDDTFVEEFYSNTFRRDEHGYTVKLPFKKSKTQLGESKQRALARLFHLENKLDKDEKLRTMYKEFMQEYIALGHMKIASSNNSAKRYYIPHQPVLKEERDTTKLRVVFDASAKTSTGLSLNDILHTGPKLQQDLIDILIRWRKHKIAITADIEKMYRQVKLDRENQPLHSILWRNTKDEPIQTYELTTVTYGTAPAAYLAIRTMRQLATDEKKNHPLAAEIVLRDFYVDDLLSGADTIEEARHIQKEVTDLLKKGGFNIRKWKYNVLTESKSTATLDDKNGPTKTLGITWTPREDNIQYLIKRNSEHRLTKRKILSEIATIFDPLGLLSPVIIQAKLLMQEIWKTNTSWDEPPPEHIRNTWKNFRNELPKLEEIQVQRWIHLRRGQPLEIHGFSDASLKAYGAAVYIKTTDTNGNTHVGLLASKSKVSPLKNTKTIPQLKLCAALLLAKLIKRCVTALNHNNSKIFTWSDSQVVISWINADAGKWKMFVANRVREIPNLLGQGHWYYYRRKQYHLHSAINSSRNIVIIIVIVLLIVYFLKYRKQQQTATDAHASNRPVHPEEIELQPIYNDSRPGSQLQG